In Streptomyces sp. NBC_01551, one DNA window encodes the following:
- a CDS encoding UvrD-helicase domain-containing protein: MAAQNAAVDSTADSVRDREIAVEQTHLDQVYRRLEEKIHEAEFLLNDAAKRGQVGTPGALAERDAQVFRAGIHLNRLNNEFEDFLFGRIDLVRGKDGERGADGAFTSIEPADDAIRPDLTAEIAETLHIGRIGVLDTDYAPLVIDWRAPAAAPFYRSTPKDPGRVVRRRVIRSKGRKVLGVEDDLMRPEVTATLNGRELPAIGDGALMAALGRARTHSMRDIVSSIQAEQDLVIRAPAASVAEVAGGPGTGKTAVALHRAAYLLYQDRRRYSGGILIVSPTPLLVAYTEGVLPSLGEEGQVAIRALGSLVDGAEATTYDDPAVARIKGSSRMLKVLRKAVRGALELGNAGGPAPDRLRVVAFGRRQELEADELNRIRQNVLGATTPVNLLRPRARKLLLDALYAKSGQAGRHSDPELAAELRSAFDEDISTEDAFIGFLNAWWPELTPRGVLAAMADERKLGRWSRRDLNPRETRQLARSLRRVGTDGKGPLSVHDVALLDELQQLLGAPARPKRKREFDPLDQLTGLEELMPTREETQWERAERIAAERTEYAHVIVDEAQDLTPMQWRMVGRRGRHGTWTVVGDPAQSSWTDPDEAAAARDEALGTRPRRRFTLTVNYRNPAEVAEVASRVLRLAMPGMEPPTAVRSTGLLPRFTAVAQDLRETVREETRRLLAQVDGTVGVVVAMDRRAEAAGWLADLGERAVALGSLEAKGLEYDATVVVSPAEIADESPAGLRVLYVALTRATQQLTVVSTPKDTPTPDGVPALLHP; this comes from the coding sequence GTGGCCGCGCAGAATGCCGCTGTCGACAGCACGGCGGATTCCGTCCGCGATCGGGAGATCGCGGTCGAGCAGACGCACCTGGACCAGGTGTACCGCCGCCTTGAGGAGAAGATCCACGAGGCCGAGTTCCTGCTGAACGATGCCGCCAAACGCGGCCAGGTCGGCACGCCCGGCGCGCTCGCGGAACGCGACGCGCAGGTCTTCCGTGCCGGTATCCACCTGAACCGGTTGAACAACGAGTTCGAGGACTTCCTCTTCGGCCGGATCGACCTGGTCCGCGGCAAGGACGGCGAACGCGGCGCCGACGGCGCGTTCACCTCCATCGAACCCGCCGACGACGCGATCCGCCCCGACCTCACGGCCGAGATCGCCGAAACCCTGCACATCGGGCGCATCGGCGTACTCGACACGGACTACGCGCCGCTCGTCATCGACTGGCGCGCCCCGGCCGCCGCGCCGTTCTACCGCTCCACGCCCAAGGACCCCGGCCGCGTCGTGCGCCGCCGCGTCATCCGCTCCAAGGGCCGCAAGGTGCTCGGCGTCGAGGACGACCTGATGCGCCCCGAGGTCACCGCCACGCTGAACGGCCGGGAGCTGCCCGCCATCGGCGACGGCGCCCTGATGGCCGCGCTCGGGCGGGCCCGTACGCACTCGATGCGGGACATCGTCTCCTCCATCCAGGCCGAGCAGGACCTGGTCATCCGGGCCCCCGCCGCGTCCGTGGCCGAGGTCGCGGGCGGGCCGGGCACCGGCAAGACCGCCGTCGCCCTGCACCGCGCCGCCTACCTGCTCTACCAGGACCGCCGCCGCTACTCCGGCGGCATCCTGATCGTCTCCCCGACGCCGCTGCTCGTCGCGTACACCGAGGGCGTGCTGCCCTCGCTGGGCGAGGAGGGCCAGGTCGCCATCCGGGCACTCGGCTCGCTGGTCGACGGCGCCGAGGCGACCACGTACGACGATCCGGCCGTGGCCCGGATCAAGGGCTCCTCGCGGATGCTGAAGGTGCTGCGCAAGGCGGTACGGGGCGCCCTGGAGCTCGGCAACGCGGGCGGCCCCGCCCCGGACCGGCTGCGCGTGGTCGCCTTCGGGCGGCGACAGGAGCTGGAGGCCGACGAGCTGAACCGGATCCGGCAGAACGTGCTCGGCGCCACCACGCCGGTGAACCTGCTGCGCCCGCGCGCCCGCAAGCTGCTGCTGGACGCCCTGTACGCCAAGTCGGGGCAGGCCGGCCGGCACAGCGACCCGGAGCTGGCCGCCGAGCTGCGCTCCGCGTTCGACGAGGACATCTCCACCGAGGACGCCTTCATCGGCTTCCTGAACGCCTGGTGGCCGGAGCTCACCCCGCGCGGGGTGCTGGCCGCGATGGCCGACGAGCGCAAGCTCGGGCGCTGGTCGCGCCGGGACCTGAACCCGCGCGAGACGCGGCAGCTGGCGCGCTCGCTGCGCCGGGTGGGCACGGACGGCAAGGGGCCGCTGTCGGTGCACGACGTGGCGCTGCTGGACGAGCTCCAGCAGCTGCTGGGTGCCCCGGCGCGGCCGAAGCGGAAGCGGGAGTTCGACCCGCTGGACCAGCTCACGGGGCTGGAGGAGCTGATGCCGACCCGCGAGGAGACCCAGTGGGAGCGGGCCGAGCGGATCGCGGCGGAGCGCACCGAGTACGCGCACGTCATCGTGGACGAGGCGCAGGACCTGACGCCGATGCAGTGGCGGATGGTCGGCCGCCGGGGCCGGCACGGCACCTGGACGGTCGTCGGCGACCCGGCGCAGTCCTCGTGGACGGACCCGGACGAGGCGGCGGCGGCGCGTGACGAGGCGCTGGGGACGCGGCCGCGGCGCCGGTTCACCCTGACGGTGAACTACCGCAACCCGGCGGAGGTCGCGGAGGTCGCCTCGCGGGTGCTGCGGCTGGCGATGCCCGGGATGGAGCCGCCGACGGCGGTGCGCTCGACGGGGCTGCTGCCGAGGTTCACGGCGGTGGCGCAGGACCTGCGGGAGACCGTGCGGGAGGAGACCCGGCGGCTGCTGGCGCAGGTGGACGGCACGGTGGGCGTGGTCGTGGCCATGGACCGGCGGGCGGAGGCCGCGGGCTGGCTGGCGGACCTGGGGGAACGGGCGGTGGCGCTGGGCAGCCTGGAGGCGAAGGGCCTGGAGTACGACGCCACGGTGGTCGTCTCCCCGGCCGAGATCGCCGACGAGTCCCCGGCGGGCCTGCGCGTCCTGTACGTGGCGCTCACGCGCGCGACGCAGCAACTGACGGTCGTCTCCACCCCGAAGGACACCCCCACCCCGGACGGCGTCCCGGCCCTGCTCCACCCGTAG
- the smpB gene encoding SsrA-binding protein SmpB: protein MAKEKGRKLIAQNKKARHDYTIIDTYECGLVLTGTEVKSLRQGRASLVDGFVSVESGEAWLYNVHVPEYSQGTWTNHSARRKRKLLLHREEIDKLDSKTGETGNTIVPLSLYFKDGRAKVEIALAKGKKEYDKRQALREKQDTRETNRVISAVKRKERGQL, encoded by the coding sequence ATGGCTAAGGAAAAAGGGCGCAAGCTGATCGCCCAGAACAAGAAGGCGCGGCACGACTACACGATCATCGACACCTACGAGTGCGGCCTCGTGCTCACGGGTACCGAGGTCAAGTCCCTGCGCCAGGGCCGTGCCTCGCTGGTGGACGGCTTCGTGTCGGTGGAGAGCGGCGAGGCCTGGCTCTACAACGTGCACGTGCCGGAGTACAGCCAGGGCACCTGGACCAACCACAGCGCCCGCCGCAAGCGCAAGCTCCTCCTGCACCGCGAGGAGATCGACAAGCTGGACTCGAAGACCGGCGAGACGGGCAACACGATCGTGCCGCTCTCGCTGTACTTCAAGGACGGCCGGGCGAAGGTCGAGATCGCGCTGGCGAAGGGCAAGAAGGAGTACGACAAGCGCCAGGCCCTGCGCGAGAAGCAGGACACGCGCGAGACGAACCGGGTGATCTCGGCCGTGAAGCGCAAGGAGCGCGGTCAGCTGTAA
- a CDS encoding GNAT family N-acetyltransferase: MRGVTVDDAAGLADVLERNRAYMAPYEPYRAEEFYTEAGQRARVEALLDERDGGRVRPYVLVAGDVPVGAINLGSIALGPFRSGGVGYWVDRAWAGKGLATAAVEEVCRIARDEVGLHRVEAGTIVENAASQRVLAKAGFEEYGLAPRFLHINGAWRDHRLFQRLLHDNPPPR, translated from the coding sequence ATGAGGGGCGTCACGGTTGACGACGCCGCCGGGCTGGCCGACGTACTGGAGCGGAACCGGGCGTACATGGCGCCGTACGAGCCGTACCGGGCCGAGGAGTTCTACACCGAGGCGGGGCAGCGCGCCCGGGTCGAGGCGTTGCTCGACGAGCGGGACGGCGGGCGGGTCCGGCCGTACGTGCTCGTCGCCGGGGACGTGCCCGTCGGGGCGATCAACCTCGGGAGCATCGCGCTCGGCCCCTTCCGCAGCGGCGGCGTCGGCTACTGGGTCGACCGGGCCTGGGCCGGCAAGGGCCTGGCCACCGCCGCCGTGGAGGAGGTCTGCCGGATCGCCCGCGACGAGGTCGGCCTGCACCGCGTCGAGGCCGGGACCATCGTCGAGAACGCGGCCTCGCAGCGCGTCCTGGCCAAGGCCGGCTTCGAGGAGTACGGGCTCGCGCCCCGTTTCCTCCACATCAACGGCGCCTGGCGCGACCACCGCCTCTTCCAGCGGCTGCTCCACGACAACCCGCCGCCCCGCTAG
- a CDS encoding uroporphyrinogen-III synthase, with protein sequence MDDHTHTGPRPDAPTGPNAGAGNGTGPLAGFTVGVTAARRADDLIALLRRRGAQVLHAPALRIVPLADDTELLAATKELIDNPPCAVVATTAIGFRGWIEAAEGWGIGEELLSRLRDAELLVRGPKVKGAVRAAGLVEDWSPQSESLGEVLDRLLAGGVAGRRVALQLHGEPLPGFVEALREGGAEVVVVPVYRWMPPEDLAPLDRLLDAVAAGSVDAVSFTSAPAAASLLARAEERGVRDAVLGALRGDVLSACVGPVTALPLQGHGVATVQPERFRLGPLVQLLCQELPGRARVLPVAGRRLEIRGHAVLVDAELRPVPPAGMALLRALARRPGWVVGRAELLRVLPGAGRDEHAVETAMARLRVALGAPKLIQTVVKRGYRLSLDAGDCAAVR encoded by the coding sequence ATGGACGACCACACGCACACCGGACCACGGCCCGACGCCCCGACCGGTCCGAACGCCGGCGCCGGGAACGGGACGGGACCGCTGGCGGGATTCACCGTCGGGGTCACCGCCGCCCGCCGCGCCGACGACCTCATCGCGCTGCTGCGGCGGCGCGGCGCCCAGGTGCTGCACGCGCCCGCGCTGCGGATCGTGCCGCTGGCCGACGACACCGAGCTGCTCGCCGCCACCAAGGAGCTCATCGACAACCCGCCCTGCGCGGTCGTCGCCACCACGGCCATCGGGTTCCGGGGGTGGATCGAGGCCGCCGAGGGGTGGGGGATCGGCGAGGAGCTGCTGAGCCGGCTGCGCGACGCCGAACTGCTGGTGCGCGGGCCGAAGGTGAAGGGGGCCGTACGGGCCGCGGGGCTCGTCGAGGACTGGTCCCCGCAGTCGGAGTCCCTCGGCGAGGTGCTGGACCGGCTGCTCGCCGGCGGGGTCGCCGGGCGGCGCGTCGCGCTCCAGCTGCACGGGGAGCCGCTGCCCGGGTTCGTCGAGGCGCTGCGGGAGGGCGGGGCCGAGGTGGTCGTGGTGCCGGTGTACCGGTGGATGCCGCCGGAGGACCTCGCGCCGCTGGACCGGCTGCTTGACGCGGTCGCCGCCGGGTCGGTGGACGCGGTCAGCTTCACCTCGGCCCCGGCGGCGGCCTCGCTGCTGGCCCGGGCCGAGGAGCGGGGCGTACGGGACGCCGTGCTGGGCGCCCTGCGGGGGGACGTGCTCAGCGCCTGCGTCGGGCCCGTCACCGCGCTGCCGCTCCAGGGGCACGGGGTGGCCACCGTCCAGCCGGAACGGTTCCGGCTCGGGCCGCTGGTGCAGCTGCTCTGCCAGGAACTGCCCGGGCGGGCCCGGGTGCTGCCGGTGGCCGGGCGGCGGCTGGAGATCCGCGGGCACGCGGTGCTGGTCGACGCGGAGCTGCGGCCGGTGCCGCCGGCCGGGATGGCCCTGCTGCGGGCGCTGGCCCGGCGGCCGGGATGGGTGGTGGGGCGCGCCGAGCTGCTGCGCGTGCTGCCGGGCGCGGGGCGCGACGAGCACGCGGTCGAGACGGCGATGGCCCGGCTGCGGGTGGCGCTGGGGGCGCCGAAGCTGATCCAGACGGTGGTCAAGCGGGGGTACCGGCTGTCGCTGGACGCCGGGGACTGCGCGGCGGTGAGGTAG
- a CDS encoding NAD-dependent malic enzyme, translated as MATAPSVSYSMTVRLEVPASGTAVSQLTTAVESSGGSVTGLDVTASGHEKLRIDVTIAATSTAHADEIVEKLRGIEGVSLGKVSDRTFLMHLGGKIEMASKHPIRNRDDLSMIYTPGVARVCMAIAENPEDARRLTIKRNSVAVVTDGSAVLGLGNIGPMAALPVMEGKAALFKRFAGIDAWPICLDTQDTDAIVEIVKAIAPGFAGINLEDISAPRCFEIEARLREALDIPVFHDDQHGTAIVVLAALTNALRVVGKAVGDVKVVMSGAGAAGTAILKLLLAAGVKNAVSADIHGVVHADRPDLVDAAADSPLRWIADNTNPEGYTGTLKEAVVGADVFIGVSAPNVLSGEDVAAMADGAIVFALANPDPEVDPAVARQTAAVVATGRSDFPNQINNVLVFPGVFRGLLDAQSRTVNTDMMLAAASALADVVGEDELNANYIIPSVFNDKVAGAVAGAVRKAATPA; from the coding sequence ATGGCAACGGCGCCCAGCGTCTCGTACTCGATGACGGTCCGCCTGGAAGTGCCCGCGAGCGGAACCGCGGTCTCCCAGCTCACCACCGCCGTCGAGTCCTCCGGCGGGTCGGTCACCGGCCTCGACGTGACCGCCTCCGGCCACGAGAAGCTCCGTATCGACGTCACCATCGCCGCGACCTCCACCGCGCACGCCGACGAGATCGTCGAGAAGCTGCGCGGCATCGAGGGCGTCAGCCTCGGCAAGGTCTCCGACCGAACCTTCCTGATGCACCTCGGCGGCAAGATCGAGATGGCGTCCAAGCACCCCATCCGCAACCGTGACGACCTCTCGATGATCTACACCCCGGGCGTGGCCCGCGTGTGCATGGCGATCGCCGAGAACCCCGAGGACGCGCGCCGCCTCACCATCAAGCGCAACTCCGTCGCAGTCGTGACGGACGGCTCCGCCGTGCTCGGCCTCGGCAACATCGGCCCGATGGCCGCGCTGCCCGTCATGGAGGGCAAGGCGGCCCTCTTCAAGCGCTTCGCCGGCATCGACGCGTGGCCGATCTGCCTGGACACCCAGGACACCGACGCCATCGTCGAGATCGTCAAGGCGATCGCCCCGGGCTTCGCCGGCATCAACCTGGAGGACATCTCCGCGCCGCGCTGCTTCGAGATCGAGGCCCGCCTGCGCGAGGCCCTCGACATCCCCGTCTTCCACGACGACCAGCACGGCACCGCCATCGTCGTCCTCGCGGCCCTCACCAACGCACTGCGCGTCGTGGGCAAGGCAGTTGGGGACGTCAAGGTCGTCATGTCGGGCGCCGGCGCGGCCGGTACGGCCATCCTCAAGCTGCTCCTCGCGGCCGGCGTGAAGAACGCCGTCAGCGCCGACATCCACGGTGTCGTGCACGCGGACCGCCCCGACCTCGTCGACGCGGCCGCCGACTCCCCGCTGCGCTGGATCGCCGACAACACCAACCCCGAGGGCTACACGGGCACCTTGAAGGAGGCCGTGGTCGGCGCAGACGTGTTCATCGGCGTCTCCGCCCCCAACGTGCTCTCCGGCGAGGACGTCGCCGCCATGGCGGACGGTGCGATCGTGTTCGCGCTCGCGAACCCGGACCCCGAGGTCGACCCGGCCGTGGCCCGTCAGACGGCCGCCGTCGTGGCCACCGGGCGCTCGGACTTCCCGAACCAGATCAACAACGTGCTGGTCTTCCCGGGTGTCTTCCGCGGCCTGCTGGACGCTCAGTCCCGCACCGTGAACACGGACATGATGCTGGCCGCCGCGAGCGCGCTGGCGGACGTCGTCGGCGAGGACGAGCTCAACGCGAACTACATCATCCCGTCCGTCTTCAACGACAAGGTCGCGGGCGCCGTCGCCGGTGCCGTCCGCAAGGCCGCCACCCCCGCCTAG
- a CDS encoding ABATE domain-containing protein, whose protein sequence is MWFDSGRVCLDLVATSAPHEGIRDTDELRLWLTGAGLVPDRTPLARMGPDWVDAFRALRHDVETLVRAELDAGAPSPGTAAALARVNGPAAGPPPGLCAVRDQQGHLVRELCGGVECAGLLAAVARDAVELLTDPGDRALLRACEGDGCARVYLDTSRGHRRRWCSSELCGNRERVARHRRRVLAAGSA, encoded by the coding sequence ATGTGGTTCGACTCCGGGCGGGTCTGCCTGGACCTGGTGGCCACCTCCGCTCCCCATGAGGGGATCCGGGACACCGACGAGCTGCGGCTGTGGCTCACCGGAGCCGGGCTGGTGCCCGACCGGACGCCGCTGGCGCGGATGGGACCCGACTGGGTGGACGCCTTCCGGGCGCTGCGCCACGACGTGGAGACCCTCGTACGGGCGGAACTCGACGCCGGCGCCCCCTCCCCGGGCACCGCGGCCGCCCTGGCCCGGGTCAACGGCCCGGCCGCCGGCCCGCCGCCGGGGCTGTGCGCCGTACGGGACCAGCAAGGTCACCTCGTACGGGAACTGTGCGGCGGAGTGGAATGCGCCGGGCTGCTCGCGGCCGTCGCCCGGGACGCCGTCGAACTGCTCACCGATCCGGGCGACCGGGCGCTGCTGCGGGCCTGCGAGGGCGACGGCTGCGCCCGCGTCTACCTGGACACCTCGCGCGGGCACCGGCGCCGCTGGTGCTCCAGCGAGCTGTGCGGCAACCGGGAGCGGGTGGCCCGGCACCGGCGCCGGGTCCTGGCGGCCGGGTCGGCGTAG
- a CDS encoding MFS transporter, which translates to MPAAPAAPATPATRLMAVTGSTLVLADLPRPTRTPHPPRRARRSAVAPYRSLFALPGTRAFTAGNLIARLPMGMFGISAVMMIAGQRGSYALAGAVTATGLAATAVVAPWTARLIDRHGQARIAVPATLIAVLGSLSLVLCVARDAPAWTLFASYAATATTPNIGGMSRARWTLLLRGSPGAHHTAMSFEQAADELCFMLGPVLAAFLCTAVFPEAGTLTGALLLLTGMLIFTSQRATEPAPSGTPATRQPSPLRPLLPLLALFGCLGVLFGSMEVTSIAHLDARGLGAASGPVLALQAAGSCAAGLLYGTRRPRGLRTCLLAMAAAMTLPWAAAATGSLPLLAGALLLAGMATAPTMVTAMSEVHALAPEGRLNESMTLAVTAILTGIAAGSATAGAAVDHLGPTIPYALPAAAALLALAALAARLTRSPGSAGPGH; encoded by the coding sequence ATGCCCGCAGCTCCCGCAGCCCCCGCCACTCCCGCGACCCGCCTCATGGCCGTCACCGGCTCCACGCTCGTCCTCGCCGACCTGCCGCGCCCGACCCGCACGCCGCACCCGCCGCGGCGCGCCCGCCGGTCCGCCGTCGCCCCGTACCGGAGCCTGTTCGCCCTCCCCGGCACCCGCGCCTTCACCGCCGGGAACCTGATCGCCCGCCTCCCCATGGGCATGTTCGGGATCAGCGCGGTCATGATGATCGCCGGGCAGCGCGGCTCGTACGCCCTCGCCGGCGCCGTCACCGCGACCGGGCTGGCCGCCACCGCGGTCGTCGCGCCCTGGACGGCCCGGCTCATCGACCGCCACGGCCAGGCCCGGATCGCCGTCCCGGCCACCCTGATCGCGGTCCTCGGCTCGCTCTCGCTCGTCCTGTGCGTCGCCCGCGACGCCCCGGCGTGGACCCTGTTCGCCTCGTACGCGGCGACCGCGACGACCCCCAACATCGGCGGCATGTCCCGGGCCCGCTGGACCCTGCTGCTGCGCGGCTCCCCCGGCGCGCACCACACCGCGATGTCCTTCGAACAGGCCGCCGACGAACTCTGCTTCATGCTCGGCCCGGTCCTCGCGGCGTTCCTGTGCACCGCCGTCTTCCCGGAGGCGGGCACCCTGACCGGCGCGCTGCTGCTCCTGACCGGCATGCTGATCTTCACCTCGCAGCGCGCGACGGAGCCGGCGCCGTCGGGCACCCCGGCGACCCGGCAGCCGTCCCCGCTGCGGCCGCTCCTTCCCCTCCTGGCCCTCTTCGGCTGCCTGGGCGTGCTCTTCGGCTCGATGGAGGTCACCTCGATCGCCCACCTCGACGCGCGGGGCCTGGGCGCCGCCTCCGGCCCGGTACTGGCCCTCCAGGCGGCCGGCTCCTGCGCGGCCGGCCTGCTCTACGGCACCCGGCGTCCGCGCGGCCTGCGGACCTGCCTGCTCGCGATGGCCGCCGCGATGACCCTGCCGTGGGCGGCCGCGGCCACCGGCTCGCTCCCGCTGCTCGCCGGCGCGCTGCTGCTGGCGGGCATGGCGACGGCCCCGACGATGGTCACCGCCATGTCCGAGGTCCACGCCCTCGCCCCGGAGGGCCGCCTCAACGAGTCCATGACCCTGGCCGTGACCGCCATCCTCACCGGCATCGCCGCCGGCTCCGCCACCGCCGGCGCCGCCGTCGACCACCTCGGTCCCACGATCCCCTACGCCCTGCCGGCGGCCGCGGCCCTCCTGGCCCTCGCGGCTCTCGCGGCCCGCTTGACCCGTTCACCGGGATCGGCCGGCCCGGGCCACTGA
- a CDS encoding LysR family transcriptional regulator, protein MIPRDVEPRLLRGFVAVAEELHFTRAAARLYVAQQALSRDVRRLEQMLGAALFVRTTRAVELTADGERLLPPARRVLLAHEELAAAFGGPRALLVDLNTDGPSSGRAVLERARELAPGCELMARFESGLTHAAREIAAGRLDVSFGYAAGLDAGLRARLAYRPVRYEPLAVLLPEGHPLAALEDVPLDALAGETVYVGAGNPRTLEWTGLARELFAGRGIAPAPPAPVAVGKEEFRRVMAKTRNPVLVTVDFPDMPGSVKRPLVGPVPLSPLAMVWRKGFTHPGLDALAEAAAGLAAERGWLETPSGSWLPAALTPVADRG, encoded by the coding sequence GTGATACCCCGTGATGTGGAACCCCGCCTGCTGCGCGGGTTCGTCGCCGTGGCCGAGGAGTTGCACTTCACCCGGGCCGCCGCCCGGTTGTACGTCGCCCAGCAGGCCCTCAGCAGGGACGTCCGGCGCCTCGAACAGATGCTGGGCGCGGCGCTCTTCGTACGCACCACCCGCGCCGTCGAGCTGACCGCCGACGGGGAGCGGCTGCTGCCGCCGGCCCGGCGGGTGCTGCTGGCCCACGAGGAGCTCGCCGCCGCCTTCGGCGGGCCCCGGGCGCTGCTCGTCGACCTGAACACCGACGGCCCGAGCAGCGGACGCGCCGTGCTGGAGCGGGCCCGGGAACTGGCCCCGGGGTGCGAGCTGATGGCCCGGTTCGAGAGCGGGCTCACCCACGCCGCCCGGGAGATCGCCGCCGGGCGCCTCGACGTGTCCTTCGGGTACGCCGCCGGGCTGGACGCGGGTCTGCGGGCCCGGCTCGCGTACCGGCCCGTACGGTACGAGCCGCTCGCCGTCCTGCTGCCCGAGGGGCATCCGCTGGCCGCGCTGGAGGACGTACCGCTGGACGCGCTCGCCGGGGAGACCGTGTACGTCGGGGCCGGCAATCCGCGGACCCTGGAGTGGACCGGGCTGGCCCGCGAACTGTTCGCCGGGCGGGGCATCGCGCCGGCGCCGCCCGCGCCCGTCGCCGTGGGCAAGGAGGAGTTCCGCAGGGTGATGGCCAAAACCCGCAACCCGGTGCTCGTGACCGTGGACTTTCCCGACATGCCGGGCAGCGTGAAACGACCGCTGGTCGGGCCCGTGCCGCTGTCACCGCTGGCGATGGTGTGGCGCAAGGGGTTCACCCATCCCGGCCTGGACGCGCTCGCCGAGGCCGCCGCCGGGCTCGCGGCCGAGCGGGGCTGGCTGGAAACACCCTCTGGGAGCTGGCTGCCGGCGGCGCTCACACCCGTCGCCGACCGGGGGTGA
- a CDS encoding NarK/NasA family nitrate transporter: MTGTTAPRKGGRWIERWDPEDDVFWRESGERIARRNLVYSVLSEHIGFSIWSLWSVMVLFMGPQYGIDPAGKFFLIATATFVGALVRVPYTFAVARFGGRNWTVVSALLLLAPTVAALVVMEPGTSYGTFLAVAALTGVGGGNFASSMTNINAFFPLRKKGWALGLNAGGGNIGVPVVQLVALLIIGTAGAGHPRLLLAAYVPLIVIAAALALVRMDNLAPVSNDTGAVREAVRDAHTWIMAFLYIGTFGSFIGYSFAFGLVLQTQFGRTPLQAASLTFIGPLLGSLIRPVGGALADRFGGARITLGTFVAMAAATGVVVLASVRESLPVFLIGFVALFALSGLGNGSTYKMIPGIFQAKALARGMDGEAAAAYGRRLSGAAMGLIGAVGALGGLGINLVFREAFLSSGTGTAAFVTFLAFYAVCCAVTWAVYLRRPAAVIAPAAGAAAKPQLTSV; encoded by the coding sequence ATGACCGGTACGACCGCACCGCGCAAGGGGGGCCGCTGGATCGAGCGGTGGGATCCCGAAGACGACGTGTTCTGGAGGGAGTCGGGCGAGCGGATCGCCCGCCGCAACCTCGTCTACTCCGTGCTCTCCGAGCACATCGGGTTCTCCATCTGGTCCCTGTGGTCGGTGATGGTGCTCTTCATGGGCCCCCAGTACGGCATCGACCCGGCCGGCAAGTTCTTCCTGATCGCGACCGCCACCTTCGTCGGCGCCCTGGTCCGGGTGCCCTACACCTTCGCCGTCGCCCGGTTCGGCGGGCGCAACTGGACCGTCGTCAGCGCGCTGCTGCTGCTCGCGCCGACCGTGGCCGCGCTGGTGGTCATGGAGCCCGGCACCTCCTACGGCACCTTCCTCGCGGTGGCCGCGCTGACCGGCGTGGGCGGCGGCAACTTCGCCTCCTCCATGACCAACATCAACGCCTTCTTCCCGCTGCGCAAGAAGGGCTGGGCGCTCGGCCTCAACGCGGGCGGCGGGAACATCGGCGTGCCCGTGGTGCAGCTCGTCGCGCTGCTGATCATCGGGACCGCCGGGGCCGGACACCCGCGGCTGCTGCTGGCCGCGTACGTCCCGCTGATCGTGATCGCGGCCGCGCTGGCCCTCGTGCGCATGGACAACCTGGCCCCCGTGAGCAACGACACCGGCGCGGTGCGCGAGGCCGTACGGGACGCCCACACCTGGATCATGGCGTTCCTGTACATCGGCACCTTCGGGTCCTTCATCGGCTACAGCTTCGCCTTCGGACTGGTCCTCCAGACGCAGTTCGGGCGCACCCCGCTCCAGGCCGCCTCGCTGACCTTCATCGGGCCTCTGCTCGGCTCGCTGATCCGGCCCGTGGGCGGGGCGCTCGCCGACCGCTTCGGCGGGGCGCGCATCACCCTCGGCACGTTCGTGGCGATGGCCGCGGCGACCGGGGTGGTCGTCCTGGCCTCGGTACGGGAGTCCCTGCCGGTGTTCCTCATCGGCTTCGTGGCCCTGTTCGCGCTGAGCGGGCTCGGCAACGGCTCCACGTACAAGATGATCCCCGGCATCTTCCAGGCCAAGGCGCTCGCCCGCGGCATGGACGGCGAGGCCGCGGCCGCCTACGGGCGCCGGCTGTCCGGCGCCGCGATGGGACTGATCGGCGCCGTCGGCGCGCTCGGCGGACTCGGCATCAACCTGGTGTTCCGGGAGGCCTTCTTGAGCTCCGGCACCGGAACGGCCGCGTTCGTCACCTTCCTCGCCTTCTACGCCGTGTGCTGCGCGGTGACATGGGCGGTATACCTTCGGCGCCCCGCGGCCGTGATCGCCCCGGCGGCGGGCGCGGCGGCGAAACCCCAGCTCACCTCGGTGTAA